From the Corynebacterium sp. P3-F1 genome, the window GTCAGAAAGCTCGTAACCCACTTGCGGTTTCGGGGAGTGGGATTTCCCGGACATTGAATTCTGTCACTAGAGTGGCACGTGTGATCACTTTCTCGAATGTGACAAAGGTCTATCCGACATCGACGAGGCCGGCTCTCGACGACATCTCGCTGACGATCGACAACGGTGAGTTCGTCTTCCTGATCGGCCCGTCGGGTTCGGGCAAGTCGTCGTTTCTGGAGCTGCTCATCCGCGAGGAAAACGTGACCTCGGGAGACATCTATTTCGGCGACTTTCACGTCAATGCGTTGAAGGGCAAGGAGGTGAACAAGCTCCGTCAGTCCATCGGCTACGTATTCCAGGACTTCCGCTTGCTGCCCAAGCTCAACGTCTACGACAACGTGGCGTTCGCACTGGAGGTGATTGGCAAGCCGAAGGCGAAGATCAAGAAGCTGGTCCCCGAGGCACTTGAGATCGTGGGGCTCGACGCGAAGGCGAACCGCATGCCGAACGAGCTCTCCGGAGGCGAGCAGCAGCGAGTGGCCATCGCGCGCGCTTTCGTGGACCGTCCGCATCTGCTGCTTGCCGACGAGCCCACGGGCAACCTCGACCCTTCCACCGCCGACGACATCATGGCGCTGCTTGCCCGCATCAACCGCATGGGCACGACCGTTATCATGTCCACGCACAATGCGCGCGCAGTCAACGATATGCGTCGGCGGGTCATTGAATTGCAGTTGGGCAAGCTCGTCCGCGACGAGAGCCACGGTGTGTACGGAACGATGGGGGCATAAGCATGAACTGGAGTTTCATTTTCCGCGAGGGATTCCGCGGTCTTGGGCGCAACTTGACCATGACGATCGCCCTGATCATCACCACGGCGCTCTCCTTGGCGCTGGTCGGCGCGGGCGTGCTCATGTCAAAGGTTACGAGCGAGACCAAGGACCTCTACTTGGACCGTGTCGAGGTCATGGTGGAGCTGGACGAGAAGATTTCTGAAGGAGACAAGGACTGTTCGTCGACAAGCTGCGCGGAAATTCGCGACAAGCTGCAAGCGGACGACCGCGTGGAATCTGTGACTTTCCGTAACCGAGAGCAGTCCTACGAGCGATTCGTGGAATTGTTCAAGGAATCCGATCCGGTGCTCGTGCAAGAGACATCGAAGGACTCGATGCCGGCGGCATTGCATGTGAGGCTGCAAGATCCGACGAACACTGAGCCGATCGACGCGGTACGCGATATGCCGCAGGTCTCCTATGTCGCGGACCAAGCCAGCGATGTCCGGGGCGTGGCGGATTCACTCGATTCCTTCCGCAACGCGACATTCCTCATTGCCGCAGCACAGGCACTGGCTGCCGCGTTCCTCATCGCGAACATGGTGCAACTCGCCGCGTACAGCCGCCGCGAGGAAATCGGCATCATGCGCATGGTGGGTGCGACACGCTGGTTCACGCAGGCTCCGTTCATTCTCGAGGCGCTGATCTCGGTCTTCATCGGTGCCGTCATTTCCACTCTCGGCGTGTGGGCGATCAAATCCCAGATCGTCGACCCGATGCTGTCGGGCGTGTACGAGAATCTGCTCATCGCCAAGCTGCCGGATAGTGCGGTGTGGACGGTCATGCCGTTGGTTGGCTTGATCGCGCTTGTTGCATCTGGACTGGTCGCTCAGGTAGCGTTGCGCTCTTACGTGCGAAAATAGGAGGTCTAGTCGTGGCGAAGAAAAAGAAGAAGGACGGCCCGGGCGTCATCGCGTCCAACCGCAAGGCCCGCCATGACTACACCATCCTGGACACCTACGAGGCAGGCGTTGTCCTGCAGGGCACCGAGATCAAGTCCCTGCGCGACGGCAAGGCGTCGCTCGTTGAGGCATACGCGACTATCGACGACGGCGAGGTCTGGCTCCGCAACCTCCACATCCCCGAGTACTCGATGGGGTCGTGGACGAACCACTCGCCGCGCCGCACCCGCAAGCTGCTGCTGCACCGCCGGGAAATCGACACGCTCGAAGGCAAAGTGCGCGACGGCAACCGCACGCTCGTTCCGTTGAAGCTCTACCTCAAAGATGGCCTGGTCAAGGTTGAGCTGGGACTTGCGCAGGGCAAGCAGGACTACGATCGCCGCCAGGACATCAAGAAACGCACCGAGGACCGCGAGATCGCGCGTGAACTCGGCCGCAAATTCAAGGGGATCAAGGCATGAAAACTGCACTCATCACGGGGGCTTCCCGCGGCATCGGCCGCGCCATCGCGGAAGAGCTGGGCAAAGACCACCACATCCTGGTGGGTGCGTCGAAGGACGCGAGCGAGGTCGTCGATAAGCTGCCCAGTGCCGAGCCGTTCGAGGTCGACCTGCGCGACACCGACGCGATCGTCGAAGCCGCGCGCCGCGTGGAGAACGTGGACATCGTCGTTCACGCCGCGGGTGTGCTGCACAAGGCGCCGTTCGACGAGATTGACGCCGAGCAATGGCGCGAGACCATGGAGATCAACGTGCTCGCGCCGGTCACGCTCACCCGCGAGCTTCTGCCCGCTTTACGACGTTCCCGTGGACTCGTCATCACCATCAACTCCGGTGCCGGCTTTCACGGCGTGGAAGAGAACACCGCGTACTGCGCCTCCAAATTCGCGCTGCGCGGCTTCACCGATGCGCTCCGCTTAGAGGAGAAGGGGCAGGTCCGCGTCACCTCGATCCACCCGGGCCGCACCGACACCGACATGCTCGCCGACCCGAAGCACGGCGACCGTCCGAAGATGGACCCGGTCAACGTCGCTCGCGCCGTCCGACTCGCAGTCGATGCCGGCCCCGACGCCGTCGTCGAATTCTTGCGCGTCGCACCTGCTTGACGTGCGCGGTTGATCGGCGCTACAGTTGTCTCTCCTGCGGTTGCAACGCATGTTCCCGCCGCAGGAAGCGAAGGGGATGACTTGGTTTCGACTTCGCTGACTAAACCAGGGGAAGCGTGCCGGTGCAGGCTGGAGACCACCGATTGAAGCGTCGCAGCACTTTATAAACGCAGAGAAGAACTCTCAGCGTGACTACGCCCTCGCTGCCTAAGTAGCGACCGCGTGTCTGTCAGGCCGGGCCCGCTCCCGTCCCGGATCCTGGCATCGACTAGGGAGCTTGCCCTCTCGCCGTGCCGGTGAGGCGCGGAGGGGACACTTTTTCACCGGCTGGGCCCGTCATCCGGTCATGTTCGCCTGATCCGGAGGGCCGAGCAGAGATTCTGCGCGGACTGCGCACGGAGAAGCCCTGGTGCAGTGGCGAAGGACCCGGGTTCAATTCCCGGCATCTCCACGAACGGTGAAACCGCTGGTCAGTTTCTGGCCGGCGGTTTCGTCGTATGCGCTAGTATTCAGAGCCGATGAAACGAGCAATAACGCAGGCGACGGTGTTGATTTCTGTCGCGGCCTTCGGAGCTTCCTGCGCACCTACCGGTGAGTCGGCTAGATCCGGGCAGCTGGAGACGGAAGGAACGACCGCGGCCGTGTCTTCCAGCGAATCCACGGTGGAGGTCGAGGACAACGAGGGCACCAAGAGCGTGCCGTACGCACCGGAGAGTGTCGCTGCCCTCGACGACCGCTCCCGCGAACTACTCGAAGCAATGGGCGCGGATGTGCGCGAAGCGGATAGCGGGGTAGATCTCGTCGTATCGGGAACAACGGAAGGTGCCGCCGCGGAACGACCTGATGCGGCTTTCGTGGATCTCTCACCCCGCGACGGAATACCGCTCGACTGGGAAATGGTGCGTCAAGCACAGATCCTCGGGAGAATCCTGGGCCGCGAAGAAGAAGCCGCCGAGCTGGACAAACAGTTTTCCGAAGCGCGTGGGCGCGCCATCGAGGCACACTCCGAGAAGTGGACGTTCTCTGCGCTGTCCCTCAATGGGGAAGAGGTAGCCGTTCAGCCGGCCGACGGCGACGCGCTGTGGCAGCCGCTGTTCGAGATGCTCGAGCTCAAACCCGCGTTGAAGCCTGAGGATCCCGCGGATACTCCCACCTTGGCGAAAGCGAAGCCGACATTCCTCTTCGTCAGTGAAGCGCAGAAGGTCCTCTCCGCTGAAGGGTACGTTCCGCCGATGCGGGTGCTTACCGGCAGCGAGGAGCTCAAGAAGCTCGAAGCTGTCGAAGAGGGCCGTGTGTACGTTGCTCCGCTGAATGTGCAGGACACGGCTTCGGTCATCACCTACACGAGAATGTTCAACGAACTGGCGGACCAATGGAAGAACCTTGACTGAAAGATATTGACTCTTAGTGGGCCTGTGCAAAGCTAACCTATTCCCGATCCGAGGAGTCCTCATGAAACCATCCATTTTCCGCCGTCCGGCATGTGGCGCTGCCGCAGTCATCGCAGCTGCCGCTTTGGCTCTCGCCGGCTGCACTGCGGAGGACGACTCCAGTGCCGGGGCTTCAAACACGTCGGCGGAAGCCACAACGGATCAGACCGTCACCATCGAGGACAACGAAGGCAGCAAAGAAGTTCCGGTGAACCCGGTGTCGGTCGTGGCGCTGGACAACCGCAGCTTCGAGATTCTGGACCTGTGGGGCGTGCAGCCAGTCGCAGCGGCGCGAGCGCTGGTTCCTGAGACGATCCCGGGTATCGCAGACAACGAGGACATCGTCGACATCGGCAACCACCGCGAGCCGAAACTCGAGGCTATCGTGGCCGCTGAACCTCAGGTGGTCATCTCGGGCCAGCGCTTCTCCCAGCACAATTCCGATATCGAGCAGCTCGTGCCTGACGCCACGCTCGTCGACCTCGAGCCGCGCGACGGCGAGCCGCTGGACCAAGAGTTCATCCGCCAGGTAGAGGGGCTGGGTAAGATCTTCGGCCACGAGGAGGATGCGCAGAAAATGATCGACGACTTCAACGCGGCGCTCGACCGTGCGCGCAACGCCTACAACAAGGACGTGAAGGTCATGGCCGTCAATGTTTCCGGCGGTGAGATCGGCTACGTCGCACCGAGGGTGGGGCGCACGTGGGGGCCGCTGTTCGACATGTTCGGCCTGACTCCGGCGCTCGAGATCGAGAACGGGTCCGACGACCACCAGGACGATGACATCTCGGTCGAGGCGATTGCAGAGGCGAACCCGGACTTCATGATGGTGCTCGACCGCGATGCCGGCGTCCGCACAGAAGAATCCGCACCTGCCCAGAAGGTGCTCGATGACAGCCAGGCTCTCAAGAACGTCGCCGCGATCCAACAAGACGGCGTCTACATCGCACCTGCGGACACCTACACCAATGAGTCGATCATCACCTACACCGAGATCCTCAACGGCCTCGCCGACAAGTGGGAAGCAACTGCTTAGTGCCGGCCCGCTTATCGACGTCTTGGGCCCTGCCGGCGGGTGTCGCCGTCGTCGGGGCACTCTTGGCGCTCTCGCTGGCAGTGGGGCAGTACGACATCCGCGGCAGCGCGGACGGGGCCGAGATGTTCTGGACCACACGAGTGCCCCGCACTATCGCTCTCGTTCTTTCCGGAACAGCGATGGCGATGAGCGGAATGGTCATGCAGCTGCTCACCCAGAACCGTTTCGTCGAGCCCACCACGACCGGAACCACTGAATGGGCCGGCCTCGGGCTGATGGCGGCTTTGTACTTCATTCCGGATTCGTCGTTGACCGTCCGCATGCTCGTCGCTGTGGCGTTCGCTTTCGTGGGGACGCTGGTGTTCTTCGGTTTCTTGAGGCGTGTGGCGTTGAAGTCGTCACTGGTCGTGCCCATCATCGGCATCATGCTCGGGGCTGTTGTCAGTGCAGTGTCGACCTTCTTTGCCATGCAGACTGACCTGCTCCAATCGCTCGGGGTCTGGTTCGCGGGCTCGTACACCTCCATCATCCGCGGCCAGTACGAGGTGCTGTGGATCGTCGGCGTCGTCGCCGTGGTCGTGTTCACCTTCGCCGACAGGCTCACCGTGGCTGGGCTGGGTAAAGATGTCGCCACTAATGTCGGGTTGAACTACGAGCGGGTCGTGCTGCTCGGTGTCGCGCTGGTGGCCGTCGCTTCTGGCGTGGTCACCGTGGTGGTGGGCATGCTGCCGTTCATCGGGCTGATCGTGCCGAATCTGGTGTCGATGTTCCGCGGCGACGACTTGCGCTCCAACTTGCCGTGGGTCTGCCTGGTGGGCATCGCGGTCGTCACCGTCTGCGACATCCTCGGCCGAACCATCATCGCTCCGTTCGAGATTCCCGTGTCGGTCATTCTCGGCATCGTCGGCGCCGCAGTTTTCGTGGTTCTCATCGTCAGGCAGGTGAAATCGTGACAATAGAGACCACTCCCGCTCGAGCGAGGCACGTGGGGGCGTTCCAATCGTCGACAAGTAAAAGGCGCTACTGGCTCATCCTGGCGTGCCTAGTGGTCGTGGCCCTGCTGTGCTCGTGGGGTCTGCTGTCTTACGGTAACCCAATGGATCCCTCGACGCGCGGCTACTGGCTCATCGCGCAACGGCGGGCTAACTCCCTTCTGGTTATGGTTGTGGTGGCGTTATGTCAGGCGACGGCGACGGTCGCGTTCCACACAGTGACGGGCAACCGCATCATCACGCCGTCGATCATGGGATTTGAGGCGCTGTACGTGGCGGTCCACACCTCGACTGTCTATTTCTTCGGTGCGGTAGGACTGGCCAATGCCCGGGACCTGGAGATGTTCGTGATCCAGCTGGTGATCATGGTCGGGTTCTCCCTACTGCTGTATTCGTGGTTGTTGACAGGACGCAACAACATGCACGCGATGCTGCTCATTGGCGTGGTAATTGGCGGCGGGCTCGGGAGCTTGTCGACGTTCATGCAGCGCATGCTCACCCCAAGTGAATTCGACGTGCTCACGGCGCGCCTGTTCGGCTCTGTGAACAACGCCGACCCCGCATACTTCCCGGTGGCCATTCCGCTGGCGCTGGCTGCGGCGCTGTTGGTCTATATGCATTCGCGCACGCTCAACGTCGTGGCTCTCGGACGCGAACCCGCGATCAACCTCGGCGTGAACCACAGAGCGCACGCGATCTACGTGTTGGTTCTCGTTTCCGTCCTCATGGCGGTCTCCACCGCGCTGGTGGGGCCGATGACCTTCCTCGGCTTCCTCGTGGCCACGCTCGCGTACCAATGCGCTGACACCTACGACCACCGCTACATCTTCCCGATGGCCGTACTAATCGGATTCGTGGTTCTGGCCAGTGCTTATTTTGTTATGAACCACATCTTCTACGCACAAGGAATCGTGTCGATCATCATCGAATTGGTGGGCGGCACAGTGTTTCTCGTCATGATCCTGAGAAAGGGGACGCTGTGATCAAACTCTCGTCGGTCGAAAAAGTCTACGGGCATGACGCCTCGATCGGCCCCATTGACCTGGAGATTCCCTCCGGAGGAATGACGGCGCTCATCGGCCCGAATGGCGCCGGTAAGTCGACGTTGCTGACCATCATCGGAAGGCTCCTCGAAAAAGACTCCGGAACGGTGGCGGTCGGCGGGCGCGACTTTTCGTCCATCAAGGGAAAAGATCTAGCCAAAGAGCTGTCGATCCTGCGTCCAGAAAACAACTTTGTCACCAAGCTCACCGTGCGCCAACTCGTCGGATTCGGGCGATTTCCCTACAGCAGCGGACGGCTGACCAGCAAAGACGAAGAGATCATTTCGCGCTACGTCGACTTCCTCGGTCTCACCGAACTCGAAGGGCGCTACTTGGACCAGCTGTCCGGCGGGCAGCGGCAACGCGCGTACGTGGCAATGGTGCTCGCCCAAGAAACCGAGTACGTGCTTCTCGACGAACCCCTCAACAACCTCGATATTTCCCACTCGGTGGAGATGATGCGTCACTTGCACGACGCCGCACGCAACCTGGGCAGAACAGTCATCGTCGTACTGCACGACATCAACTTCGCTGCCCGCTACGCCGACCACATCTGTGCGGTGAAGGAGGGGAAGATCGTGGCTTTCGGAACTCCCGAGCAGGTCATTCGCTCCAAACTCCTAACGGAGATCTTCGACACCGATATCGATGTGGTTGAAACATCACGAGGTCCGGTTGCTGCGTATTTCTAGGGTCGGGCGGCCCTTAAAAGCGCAGTTAGAGAGCGTAATTCTTCTGGAATTTGCGTTATATGAATCGATAGGATTAATGTTCTATCTCGTCGCCGCGAGACGTTAAGAACCGGTTAACGGGACTGAACAGAAGATGGCGGCGAGAAAAAATAGATATTGCGAGCGAGTTGACACGCAGTGTCACCGCAAAGTAATGTCGAACAAGCCGCTTCGGAAAGATGACGGAAACGGAATCTGGAAGAGCGTGCGTGTGTTGTGTGAGAACTCGATAGTGTGCCAATTGTTTTTGTCTGGTTGGTTTGTGTGGCTGTTTGTGCACTTTTTGGTGTGTGCTGGTCGGTGTTGTTTGAACCATTGATGGGATGACACTGTTCTGGTTGGTTGCATTGGCTGATTGGATGTTTGTTGTTGCTCTTTTCTCCTCGTCGGAGGGGGTGGCAATGTGGATGGACCCTTTTGTGGGTTTGTTCTAGTAATTTTTGGATTGCCAGGCTGCATGATGCGATGGGTTTTTGTTGTGTTGTGTGGTGTGGTTTGTTTTGGTTGGGTTTTGGGCTTTTCACGGCCTGTTTCACTGGTTTTGTTGAAACTTTTTGTGGAGAGTTTGATCCTGGCTCAGGATGAACGCTGGCGGCGTGCTTAACACATGCAAGTCGAACGGAAAGGCCCAAGCTTGCTTGGGTGCTCGAGTGGCGAACGGGTGAGTAACACGTGGGTGATCTGCCCTGCACTTCGGGATAAGCCTGGGAAACTGGGTCTAATACCGGATAGGACTGCCGTTTAGTGTCGGTGGTGGAAAGTTTTTTCGGTGTGGGATGAGCTCGCGGCCTATCAGCTTGTTGGTGGGGTAATGGCCTACCAAGGCGTCGACGGGTAGCCGGCCTGAGAGGGTGTACGGCCACATTGGGACTGAGATACGGCCCAGACTCCTACGGGAGGCAGCAGTGGGGAATATTGCACAATGGGCGCAAGCCTGATGCAGCGACGCCGCGTGGGGGATGACGGCCTTCGGGTTGTAAACTCCTTTCGTCAGGGACGAAGCGAAAGTGACGGTACCTGGATAAGAAGCACCGGCTAACTACGTGCCAGCAGCCGCGGTAATACGTAGGGTGCGAGCGTTGTCCGGAATTACTGGGCGTAAAGAGCTCGTAGGTGGTTTGTCGCGTCGTTTGTGGAATACCGCAGCTTAACTGTGGGGTTGCAGGCGATACGGGCATAACTTGAGTGCTGTAGGGGAGACTGGAATTCCTGGTGTAGCGGTGGAATGCGCAGATATCAGGAGGAACACCGATGGCGAAGGCAGGTCTCTGGGCAGTAACTGACGCTGAGGAGCGAAAGCATGGGTAGCGAACAGGATTAGATACCCTGGTAGTCCATGCCGTAAACGGTGGGCGCTAGGTGTGAGTCCCTTCCACGGGGTTCGTGCCGTAGCTAACGCATTAAGCGCCCCGCCTGGGGAGTACGGCCGCAAGGCTAAAACTCAAAGGAATTGACGGGGGCCCGCACAAGCGGCGGAGCATGTGGATTAATTCGATGCAACGCGAAGAACCTTACCTGGGCTTGACATACACCGGATCGGGCTAGAGATAGTCTTTCCCTTGTGGCTGGTGTACAGGTGGTGCATGGTTGTCGTCAGCTCGTGTCGTGAGATGTTGGGTTAAGTCCCGCAACGAGCGCAACCCTTGTCTTATGTTGCCAGCATTTGGTTGGGGACTCATGAGAGACTGCCGGGGTTAACTCGGAGGAAGGTGGGGATGACGTCAAATCATCATGCCCCTTATGTCCAGGGCTTCACACATGCTACAATGGTCGGTACAACGCGCAGCGATACTGTGAGGTGGAGCTAATCGCCTAAAGCCGGCCTTAGTTCGGATTGGGGTCTGCAACTCGACCCCATGAAGTCGGAGTCGCTAGTAATCGCAGATCAGCAACGCTGCGGTGAATACGTTCCCGGGCCTTGTACACACCGCCCGTCACGTCATGAAAGTTGGTAACACCCGAAGCCAGTGGCCTAAACTCGTTAGGGAGCTGTCGAAGGTGGGATCGGCGATTGGGACGAAGTCGTAACAAGGTAGCCGTACCGGAAGGTGCGGCTGGATCACCTCCTTTCTAAGGAGTTTATTTTTTCTGGCCCACGGTTGTGGGTTGTTGTTGGTTGAGTGCCTGTGTGTGGTGCTGCTGACGTTTTTTGAAATTCCAGGTGGATGCGCATCTTTCCCGGTTGGATGCTGGGGTGTGTGTGGATGGTTGTGTGGGCCTGCTGGGCGGAAATGATTGGTGCACTGTTGGGTGTCTGGGGCAGCACATGGTGCTTGCATGCATGGTTTGTGTGTGTGGGTGGTTGTTCCTGGTGGCTTACTGCTTGCTGGCTGGCATGGTTGTGTGTTGGTTGGTGGTGGTGGGTGTGGTGTGTGAGAACTGTATAGTGGACGCGAGCATCTTGTTTTTTGTTTGTGTGTGTTTTGTTTGTGTGTTGGGTTATTCGTGTGTGTTTGTTGTTTAAGGGCGCATGGTGGATGCCTTGGCATGCTGAGCCGATGAAGGACGTGTGAGACTGCGTTATGCCTCGGGGAGTTGTCAACAAAGCGTTGATCCGAGGGTGTCCGAATGGGGAAACCTGGCCGTGGTTGTGTGCGGTTACCCGTCAGTGAATGCATAGCTGGTCGGGGGGTGACGCCGGGAAGTGAAACATCTCAGTACCGGCAGGAGAAGAAAATAATAATGATTCTGCTAGTAGCGGCGAGCGAACGTGGATGAGGCTAAACCGTGTGCGTGTGATACCTGGCAGGGGTTGCGTGTGCGGTGTTGTGGGGTGTGGCTGGTCGTGTTCTGCCAGATGCGTCCACATGGTGCGTGTGTAAGCGGAAGTGGTCTGGGATGGCCCACCGGAGTAGGTGAGAGTCCTGTACGTGAATGTGCATGTGCGTGTGGTGGCCATATGTGCCCCGAGTAGCAGCGGGCTCGTGGAATCTGCTGTGAATCAGCCGGGACCACCCGGTAAGCCTGAATACTCAGTGTGACCGATAGTGGATAAGTACCGTGAGGGAATGGTGAAAAGTACCCCGGGAGGGGAGTGAAATAGTTCCTGAAACTGTGTGCCTACAATCCGTCAGAGCACCTCTTTGTGTGTGATGGCGTGCCTTTTGAAGAATGAGCCTGCGAGTCAGCGGCATGTCGCGAGGTTAACCCGTGTGGGGTAGTCGTAGCGAAAGCGAATGCTAATTGTGTGTTGTAAGTGGCATGTCCTGGACCCGAAGCGGGGTGATCTACCCATGGCCAGTGTGAAGCAGCTGTAAGAGGTTGTGGAGGCGCGAACCCACGTAGGTTGAAAACTGCGGGGATGAGCTGTGGGTAGGGGTGAAAGGCCAATCAAACTCCGTGATAGCTGGTTCTCCCCGAAATGCATTTAGGTGCAGCGTCGCGTAGGTGTGCCGGAGGTAGAGCTACTGGTTGGTTGAGCGGGACTATCATCTTAGCAATGTCAGCCAAACTCCGAATGCCGGTTACATGTGTGCGCGGCAGTGAGACTGTGGGGGATAAGCTTCATAGTCGAGAGGGAAACAGCCCAGATCGCCGGTTAAGGCCCCTAAGGGTGTACTAAGTGGAAAAGGATGTGTAATCGCGAAGACAGCCAGGAGGTTGGCTTAGAAGCAGCCACCCTTGAAAGAGTGCGTAATAGCTCACTGGTCGAGTGGTTGCGCGCCGACAATTCAGTGGGGCTCAAGTACACCGCCGAAGCCGCGGCAGCAGTATTGCTGGGTAGGGGAGCGTCGCATGTGGGGTGAAGCATGATCGTAAGGGCGTGTGGACTGCATGCGAGTGAGAATGCAGGCATGAGTAACGAATGATACGTGAGAATCGTATCCGCCGAATGACTAAGGGTTCCTGGGTCAAGTTCGTCTTCCCAGGGTGAGTCGGGTCCTAAGGCGAGGCCGACAGGCGTAGTCGATGGTCAACGGGTTGATATTCCCGTACCCGTATGTATGCGCCCAATGATGAACCGGTGATACTAACCACCCTGACCGCCTGCCATGGCCATCTTTGATGGTTGGGTGGGTGTGATGCGTGGGGCCTGATCTGTAGTAGTCAAGTGATGGGGTGACACAGTTTGGTAGCTACGCCACTTATTGGATTGTGGTGCAAGCGTGCAGCACGGCACCTAGTGAAATGCGGGTGCCATAAGTGCCAGGCGTGATGCGTAACCCTTATTGGGTGATGGTGGTGATCCTATGCTGTCGAGAAAAGCCTCTAGCGATGTGTATGTACGGCCCGTACCCGAAACCGACACAGGTAGTCAAGTAGAACATACTCAGGCGGTCGGGTGAACTGTGGTTAAGGAACTCGGCAAATTACCCCCGTAACTTCGGGAGAAGGGGGGCCACAACAGGTGAACCGGTCATGCGTCGGTGAGCGTGTTGGGGTCGCAGAAAAGAGAGGGAAGCGACTGTTTATCAAAAACACAGGTCCGTGCGAAGACGGTTAAGTTGATGTATACGGACTGACGCCTGCCCGGTGCTGGAAGGTTAAGAGGACCTGTTAGGACACCTGTCCGAAGCGGAGAATTTAAGCCCCAGTAAACGGCGGTGGTAACTATAACCATCCTAAGGTAGCGAAATTCCTTGTCGGGTAAGTTCCGACCTGCACGAATGGCGTAACGACTTCCCTGCTGTCTCAACCACAGGCCCGGTGAAATTGCACTACGAGTAAAGATGCTCGTTTCGCGCGGCAGGACGAAAAGACCCCGGGACCTTCACTATAGCTTGGTATTGGTGTTTACTGCGGTTTGTGTAGCATAGGTGGGAGACTATGAAGCGCTCACGCTAGTGGGTGTGGAGTCGGCAAGTGAAATACCACTCTGACCGTAGTGGATGTCTTAACCTTGGCCCATGATCTGGGTTGGGGACAGTGCCTGGTGGGTAGTTTAACTGGGGCGGTTGCCTCCCAAAGAGTAACGGAGGCGCCCAAAGGTTCCCTCAGCCTGGTTGGCAATCAGGTGTTTAGAGTGTAAGTGCACAAGGGAGCTTGACTGCGAGACCAACACGTCGAGCAGGGACGAAAGTCGGGACTAGTGATCCGGCACCTACTTGTGGATGTGGTGTCGCTCAACGGATAAAAGGTACCCCGGGGATAACAGGCTGATCTTCCCCAAGAGTCCATATCGACGGGATGGTTTGGCACCTCGATGTCGGCTCGTCGCATCCTGGGGCTGGAGTAGGTCCCAAGGGTTGGGCTGTTCGCCCATTAAAGCGGCACGCGAGCTGGGTTCAGAACGTCGTGAGACAGTTCGGTCTCTATCCGCCGCGCGCGCAGAAACTTGAGAAAGGCTGTCCCCAGTACGAGAGGACCGGGACGGACGTACCTCTGGTGTGCCAGTTGTTCCGCCAGGAGCACCGCTGGTTGGCTACGTACGGAAGGGATAACCGCTGAAAGCATCTAAGCGGGAAGCCTGTTTCAAGATGAGGTTTCATAGGTTCCCCATAGACGATGGGGTTGATAGGCCAGATCTGGAAGCACCGCAATGTGCGAAGGTGACTGGTACTAATACACCAACCAACAAACCACAACGTGCACCCAACCTAGGGCACAACACAAAAAACACAGACAAAAACGTCTACCCGCGTCCACTATGCAGTATCTGACACACCACACACACACTGTGTGGCCACCCAAAAAAACTACATACACCCGCACCACACCCACGTGGTGCGACCATGACGACAAACCCCAAAGGTGTGTCGGTGGTTGATAGCGGTGGGGAAACGCCCGGACCCATTCCGAACCCGGAAGCTAAGCCCACCCGCGCTGATGGTACTGCA encodes:
- a CDS encoding ABC transporter ATP-binding protein, whose amino-acid sequence is MIKLSSVEKVYGHDASIGPIDLEIPSGGMTALIGPNGAGKSTLLTIIGRLLEKDSGTVAVGGRDFSSIKGKDLAKELSILRPENNFVTKLTVRQLVGFGRFPYSSGRLTSKDEEIISRYVDFLGLTELEGRYLDQLSGGQRQRAYVAMVLAQETEYVLLDEPLNNLDISHSVEMMRHLHDAARNLGRTVIVVLHDINFAARYADHICAVKEGKIVAFGTPEQVIRSKLLTEIFDTDIDVVETSRGPVAAYF